The Syntrophotalea acetylenivorans genome contains the following window.
ATATCCGTAGCCAGGTGCGCACCCTGCAACTCGGTGCGGAAGCCGATCTGGCCAACCGAGCCCGACACCAGGGCCAGCCAGTCCCATTGGCCTTTGGTGAGTTGAACGACAACTCTGAAGGCAACTATTTCCATCTGGACGACTTCCGTCCTCTGTTCAGCGAGGAAATGGTCGGCAACCTGACAGGCATGGGCAGTATCGAGAAGCGCAGTCCTGATTTTTATCGGGAAATGCATATGGCTCTCGATCTTAATCACCGCTTTCATGCTATTCACGAAAACTTCACCGACCTTGCCTGGGTTTACTACCTCTCCAAGAACGATTTCATCAATATTTACCCTTGGGTCTCGGCCGCTGATTTTCGTTATAGTTCCCGGCTGAAAGAGCACGATTTTTACCAGCTCGGTTTGCCGGAGCAGAACCCCACCCGACAGACATTCTGGACCCAAGCTTATCTCGATGAATATGGGAAAGGGCTGATGACCACCTGCTCGGCTCCGGTCTATGATGGAAAGCGCTTTCTGGGCATCGTCGCCATCGACCTGACCACCGAGTACTTTTCCTCTTTGGTTAAAGACTTCGAGACCGACTCTGGCTCACTGCTGCTAACCAACAAGGAACAGCAGGTTCTGGCACATCCGAATCTCATCAATACCGCCAGCGCAAGCCCCCCCACCTTACAAGAAACCTTACCGGACCAATTACTAGAGGCAGGGACCGATCTTGAATCTCTTCCGGCCTGGCAACTCAACAAACTCGGTTCCTGGTCCGTATTGCGTGCCCCTTGGAAAACGCACCGTGGCAAATTGTTTTTTATCAGCAGCGGCCATCCTTGCCCAAGGCCTTCGTCGCCCATCTGGGTGGCGGAGCGCTGACTGCCTTGCTGATGTTGCTTGGCATGATCAGCACCATGGCCTTTCTTAATCACTGGCATATTGTCTGGCCATCGGAACAGATGCTCCGTTTTATTAACGCCCTTGATCGGCGCAAAGCCCCGCTAATTGATTCCCGCATCCCCGTTGTATGGCGGCCCCACTTCGCCAATATCGAAAAGATCTTTCGCGACAACCAGGCCCTGGCCGAAGAGAACCGACAGCAAATCGAAATGCTTGATCAGCGAGTCAAGGAACGAACTATCGAACTGGAGCGTCTGAACCTGGCTTTACGCGAAGAGATCGAAGAGCGTTCCAAAGCTGAAGGAGCTCTGCGACTGGTGAACCAGAAGATGCAGGAACTTTCTCTGGTCGATGGCTTAACCGGCATACCCAATCATCGAAAATTCGATGAATACCTGAATTTTTGTTGGAGCCAGATGTTGCGGGAGCAGTCGCCTATTTCGATCATCATGTGTGACATCACCTACTTAAAGCAGTTCAACGACACCTATGGTCATCAAGCCGGAGACCGTTGTCTGCAAGAAATTGCACAAGCCATTCAGGCATCGCTGCAACGGCCTACCGATATGGTCGCTCGCTACGGCGGCGAAGAGTTTTTCATTTTGCTGCCCGGTACCGACCACGCCGGCGCCAAACGGGTGGCAACCAGCATTCAACAGACTCTCGCCAACCTGCAAATCCCCCATTCCGGCCCCTTGTCCGACTCCTGCGTGCGCTTCAGCCTGGGCATGGCAACTTCGATACCGACCCATGGCGGCTCTCCCGAATCGTTGATGGAAGCTGCCGATCAATCCTTGTTTCGGGCCAAGGAAACCGGCCGCAACCGGGTTGTCGCTCTGCCCGTCAAACGCTGACCCCAGTTCCTTTTGGAGAGTTTTCGATGAATGTCAGTACCGTCAACCAGATGCGGGCTATGGACCGCGCCGCCATTGAGCAATATGGCATTGCGGAAGAATTGTTGATGGAAAACGCCGGTCAGGCGGCCTGCACCGTTCTTCAGAGCATGGCCCCCATCGCCGGACGACGCGTATTGATTTTTTGCGGTCTCGGCAACAATGGTGGCGACGGACTGGTATTGGCCCGCAAGCTTCACTCTCTGTCCGCCAAGGTTCAGGTCTATCTGCTGGGGGATCCAAACCGATTCACCGGCGCGGCGCGACTCAACCTTGACATCGTCCGCCGTCTGCCCCTGAATATGAGCCAGCTCAACGCCTGCGACACTCTGGCTGATGAATTAACCGACTGCGATACGGTTGTCGACGCCCTTTTCGGCACCGGCCTGAGCCGCGAAATCAGCGGTTTGCAGGAACAGGTCATCGAGCTGATCAACAACAGCGGAAAACCGGTATTGAGCCTCGACATCCCTTCCGGTGTGGATGGAGACACAGGCCAGATATTGGGAACAGCTGTTCAGGCCACAGCCACCGTAACTTTCGGCCTGCCTAAAATCGGCAACCTGCTCTATCCCGGCTTTGCCCTTTGCGGCACCTTGCATGTCAGCCACATTTCCTTTCCTCTGGCCCTGACCGAGGACAAACAACTGCAGGTAGCGATCAACCATCCGCCCCCCCTGCCACCCCGGGATGTTACCGGCCACAAAGGCAGCTTTGGCCAGGCCCTGTTCATCGCCGGTGCCGCCAGCTACTTGGGTGCGCCGCGCTTCGCCGCCCTGTCCTTTCTCAAGGCCGGGGGCGGCTACAGCCGACTGGCGACACCAGAGACTATCGTCCCCTATTTGTCCATGCAGGCAGGCGAGGTGGTCTTTGTGCCTCAATTGACGACCCATTCCGGAAGTATCGCCCTGAGCAACCGCGCTGCCCTGCTTGAACTTGCCGCCAGCCAGGATTTCGCGGTGATCGGTCCCGGCCTCTCCCTGGACCCTCAAAGCCAACAATTGGTTTGCGAATTAGTAGCTACCCTCGATATTCCACTATTGATCGACGCTGACGGCATAAGCGCCCTCTGCGCCAAACCGGAAATTCTGCAACAGAGAACCGCACCGACGGTACTCACCCCCCATCTCGGTGAAATGGCCCGGCTGACCGGTTACAGCATTACCGAAATCGAACAGGATAAAATCGGCATATTGCGACAGGCGGCAGCCAAACTGCAGGCGGTCATCGTCCTCAAAGGCCCTCATACCCTTATCGGAACCCCAGACGGCCAGATCTTCATCAACCTGTCCGGCAATAGCGGCATGGGCTCTGCCGGCACCGGTGACACCTTAACGGGGACCATTGCCGCCGCGTTCTGTCTCGGCCTTCCCTTTGTTGACGCCGTTTGTAAAGGGGTATTGCTGCACGGCCTGGCTGGCGATCTGGCCGCCGAGGCTCTTGGTGAGGACGGCATGACCGCCGGGGATATTCTCGATTACCTTCCGACGGCTTTGCAGATGGAACGCAACGGTCTTCCGGCCTCCCTGGCCCTTCGATATAGCGGCCCCCTGCCAGTCTGAATCCAATCATTGTTCCGTTTTCCCATTACACTCCCTGCGTTTGGCGGCAATTACAGGGGCGGTAAAAGGCGTGAGGCGTAATCCAAAAATATTGCCCATGTACCTGAACCGAAGTGTTACCTATATATACGAACCGTACCTGGCAGCCATTTTTTGCCTACTTTTTGTTGGCTTGAACAAAAAGCAGGGCGACTGGCGGACCGCGACCCGCTGGCCTTGCTCTATCGATGGCAACTAATCACAACCCGCTTCATTCCGAAAAACAAAAAGGCCGATGGCAACACAACAGTCGCCACCGGCCCTTTTGAATCAACTTGCAACATGGTCAATAGGCATGATCATCCGCGGTCACCTCTTCGACAGTGACCGGCGCTCGGAAGATTCGATACGTCCAGATCTTATAAGCAATGACAATGGGCACGAAAACAAAAGCCACCACAGTCATGATTCCCAAGGTATAAGGACTCGACGACGAATTAAAGATGGTCAGACTCGACGCCGTATCAAGGCTGGAAGGAATCAGGTTGGGGAACAACCCAACCAGGGCGGTCGCTACCACCAGTAGAATAGTGGCACAGGAGGCGGCGAAAGCCTTAAGCAACTTGCCGCGGCCGAGCATGATACGCACCACGATCAATTCCAGGGCCGTCAACAGCGGCACCGCCCACAATGCTGGCTGAGCATAGTAATTGTCATACAGGAGGGTAGCCTTAGCAGTCGCGGCCAGGAAGACAACGGCGATCAGCAGCACCACCGGCCAAAGCATTTTGGCGGTGCGCCGGGCGCGCTCTTTGAGCTCCCCGGTCGTCTTGACCGACAGGTAGAGGGCACCGTGCTGCAGAAATAGCCCGACGAAGAGCAAACCGGTGAGCAGGCCGTAAGGATTGAGCAGGCCGATCAACGAGCCGTGATAGCCGGAGGCATCCATGGCCAGGCCGCCGAAGATATTGCCAAAGGCGACTCCAAACAGCAGGGCCGGCAAAAAGCTGCAGACTAAAATAGCAATGTCCCAGCCCTTCTTCCAACCGAGGCCGTCCATCTTGCCACGGAACTCAAAGGAGACACCGCGCACGATGAGCGAAAAGAGCAGAATCAGCAGGGCGCTGTAGAGATAGCTGAACATCAGGGCATAGGTAGTGGGAAAGGCGGCAAAAGTGGCGCCGCCGGCAGTAATCAGCCACACCTCGTTGCCATCCCATACCGGCCCGAAGGTATTGATCACCACCCGCTTTTCCGCATCGTTACGGGCGACAAAGTTCATTAACATGCCGGCGCCGAGGACAAAACCATCGAGCATGAAATAGACCGCCCACAATACTCCCCAGAGCACGAACCAGGTAATTTGCAGCTCCATGTTACGCCTCCTTCAGTATCGGTTGGGCCGCCGGGCTTTCTTCAGGACCCTTGCGGGAAAACTTGAACAAAAGATAGATATCGATAAACCCAAGGGCACTGTACAGCAGGGTGAAGCCGATCAGGGAAACCACCACCTGGGTGGCATTGATGGCGGTGGACACGCCCTCCGAAGTACGCATCACGCCATAGACCAACCAAGGCTGACGTCCGACCTCGGCGACCAGCCAGCCAAGCTGAATGGTCAGATAGGGTATAGGGATGAAGTAAATCAACAGACGCAGAAACAGCCGCTGCTTGTCCAGGGTGCCGCGCCAGACAAAGAACGCTGCCAGAACCGAGGCCAGAACCATCAGGCCACCCAACCCGACCATGGCTCTAAAGCTGAGAAATACTGGCAGAATGGGTGGCCGATCCTCCCGGGGAATGTCATTAAGCCCGACAACCTCGGCATCGAGATCTCGATAAGCCAAGTAACTAAGCACTCCCGGCACATAGGCAGCTTCGACGACGTTGCGCTCCTGCTCGGCATCGGGCCAGGCAAGCAAATGAATGCCGGCGTTGGTGCCTGTTTCCCAGTGAGCTTCCATAGCCGCCAGTTTGGCCGGCTGGTAGCGGGCCACCACCTCGGCCTGATAATCGCCGGTCAACAGCGACAGGGCGATAGCGACCAAACCAAAGTACGCGCCCATGCGAAAGGAGCGGCGGAAGAATTCCGGTTTACTGCCCCGCAACAGGTGCCAGGCAGAAATGCCCATAACGAAAAAGGCCCCCACGGTATAGCAGGAAACCACCGTATGGTAAAACTTCCATACTCCGTAGGGATTGGTAAACATGGCGCCAAAATCGACCATCTCGGCACGGCCGTTGCGCAGCACATAGCCGACAGGATTCTGCATCCAGCCATTGGCCAGCAGAATCCACAGTGCCGACAGATTGCTGGAGATCGCCACTATCCAGATCGACAGCAGGTGAACCTTTTTCGAGACCTTGTCCCAGCCAAAGGCCCAGACACCGATAAAGACCGATTCGAGAAAAAAGGCCGCCGTCGCCTCAATGGCCAGCGGCGCGCCGAAGATGTCGCCGACATAGCGGGAATACTCGGCCCAGTTCATGCCGAACTGAAATTCCAGAGTGATGCCGGTAACAATTCCAAGAGCGAAGTTGATCAGGAACAACTTGCCCCAGAACTTTGCCATACGCTTGTACATCTCGTCGCCGGTGCGCACATAGCGGGTCTCCATCCAGGCCACCAGCAGTACCAGCCCCAGAGTCAGGGGCACAAAAATAAAATGAAACATACTGGTCACGGCGAACTGTAACCGGCTCAACGCCACCACATCCATAGCAATCCCTCCTTGCACAAAACGGTTGAGGTTGACACATTCCGCAGCGGTCCGACGGGTACAGAACCGCTTCTTCGGCAAACCTTAACAGAAAACAATTACCTTTTCAGTAACAAATTTCTTCAAAGACCCCGATAATGACCGAAATCATGGTAGCTGCGGCTATATTACAGGAAAGCATTAACCAGTTTGACGGACTGTTTTGATGGCTCTGGTACAATTTACGATATGCCAAGACGCAGCAAGAATTGAGAACAGGCAGCTCTTGACTCCAGAAAGAGAAAAATATAAGGTTCTTTAGTTTTAATTTTTTAACTAACAGAAACAGGTTGCCGCAGGTTCAGATCCTCACCAAAGCAACCAGCGAAAAAATTAACTGACGCATAACAGCGCACACATTTACGGAGCTTGACTATGCAAGTCTTCGAAACCCTGATAAAAAGCCGCATCAGCTGCCGCAACTTTTCCAGTCAGGAGCTGAAACAGGAGGAAATCAAAACCCTTATCGATGCCGCAACCTGGGTTCCGAGCGGTTCCAACAATCAGCCCTGGCATTTTGTAGTGATCACAGGTCAGGACAAGCTGCGCTCCTATTCGGATGCGGCTAAAACGGCTTGGCTGGCGACATTGGAAGACAACCCCCACATGCACCAATACGAAGAGTATATTCGCGATCCGGATTACAATATTTTTTACAATGCCCCTGCACTGGTCATTGTCTACGGCAACCGGGAGTCTTATTGGCATGTGTACGACTGCAGTATGGTCGCCTATAACTTGCACCTGCTGGCCGAAGAAAAAGGCCTGGGCTGCTGCTGGATCGGTTTTGCCCACAACATTCTGGCAGAACCGGCGGTGAAAAGGGGGCTGGGAGTTCCAGAGCAATACGAGCTGGTCGCGCCGGTTATTCTCGGTCACCCCGCTCAAGCAAGAAGCAGCGAAAGCAATCCCAATCCCCGCAAGAATTTTTATATCAATTGGCTCTAGGTGTGCCCTTATATGGTTTAGTCGTAAAATAGTCGGTCCCCCCTGGAATGTTTCCAAGGGGGACCGTTATCGTTTGGCATTGATTGTTAAGCGGCCAGACTAACGAGCATCCGGCCAGGCAAGACGTAAACCAAGCAGCACCAGCACACTGCCGGCCATCTGGCCCAGACGCCCCCCGACAGCAGGTTTTTCCCGCAGCCACCCCCCGATCCAGCCGGAGCAGAATCCGACCAGACCGAAACAGACCATGGTCAAGACCACGAACAGTGTGCCGAGCAACAACATCTGCAGGACCAGGGAACCGCGCTGCGGATCAAGAAACTGGGGAAAGAAGGCGAGAAAAAACACCGCCACCTTCGGGTTGAGAATATTGGCCAGAATACTCTGCCAAAAGATCGTCCGACCTTGCAAGGGCTTTAACCCGCCTCCCCCGGCCAATTCGGTTTTGCTGCGAAACATGCGGATGCCGAGATAGATGAGATACAGGGCACCGGCATATTTGACCAATTGAAAAGCCCGAGCCGAGGACGCCAGCAACGCCGAAAGGCCGACCACTGCGAAGAAGATATGCACAAAATTGCCGAGGCTGAAACCGGCGGCGGCAGCCAGGGCGGCCTTGCGCCCCTGGGCCACGCCACGAGTCATGACATAGATGATGTCGGGCCCCGGAGTGAAGATCAGCACCACCGAGGTCACCGAAAACAGCATCAACTGAGTTACCGATATCAATTCATACCCTCCTGTGCCGAACTCACTCTTGGTTCCATCCAAAAAGCCCCGAATAAACAGTACCGAAGTTTCTGATTTGGAAACGAGCAATTTTTCGCAAGGTCAAGGAAGTCAAGCGGTTGCACGGAGGCGTAGTTTTCTACGCCGCACACGCAAACGCGCAGACTGACGAAGAGATTGCGGAAAAGGGCCGTTTCCAGGCAGAAACTAGCTGGCTTTACGCTCCATCGCAATCCGATAGTTCACCAAATCAGCAACGGTCATTACCGGCAAATAGCGCCGCTTGGCAAAATCGACTATCTCCGGCAGACGCGCCATGGTCCCGTCGGGATTGGTCACTTCGCAAAGCACGCCACAAGGCTTGAGTCCCGCCAGGCGCATCAGATCCACGGTCGCTTCCGTATGACCTTCCCGTTCCAGCACCCCACCGGGGCGAGCCCGAAGAGGAAACACATGGCCGGGCCGGCAAAGATCGGCCGGCTTGGCATCGTCGGCGATGGCTGCCTTGACGGTGGTTACCCGATCGGCGGCGGATACCCCGGTGGTCACACCCTCAGCCGCTTCGATGGTGACGGTAAAGGCGGTCTCGTAAGCACTGGAGTTGTCCTCGACCATCATCGGCAGTTCCAGTTGGCGAACCTTCTCATCGGGCAGACAGAGACAGACGATACCGCTGCATTCGCGAATCAACAGGGCCATCTGCGCCTCGGTCAAGGACTCGGCAGCGTAGATCAGGTCGCCTTCATTTTCACGGTCTTCGTTGTCGGAAACCAACACACCACGGCCGGCACGCAGGGCCTCCAGGGCCCGCTCTACCCGCTGGATTGAATCGCCGAACTGACTTAACAAGGATTGACTCATGGGAACACCCTTCTTCCATTCAGGAAAAAATCAGAATCAGGGCGTGAACAGGCAAAAAGCAGGGGCCGGGGAGAACATGGCGGGTTGCTGGCTGCCCCATTCTCTTTCGTCCGGACTATAACCGTCGGCTCTGGAATCACACCAGATCTGCTGACCTCCTTTAACGACAAAAGGAGCGCTCGCGGGCTCCCCAGAGCAACCTGGGATACCGCCGGTGGGGACTCGCACCCCGCCCTGAGAATAAGCGAGTGAACTGTAGAACGTCCAAGGGCCCGTTGTCAACCACCATTCTATTATTGTAAAGATGGGTGGCAGACAATAAAAAAGGCAGTCGCCTCGCAAAAGACAACTGCCCCGAAAACTCTGGTGGGTTTCCGAGTCGGAAACGAGGGATTTTTCGTCGTGGCAAGAAAATCAAGGGATTGCGCGGAGGCGTACATCATCGGTACGCCGTACAAGCAAGCCCGCGGATTGACGCCGCCACGGCGGAAAAGCACCGTTTCCGGACGGAAACTAGCTGTTAGCGCATATACGAGCAGCAATAATCGGTGGGCTCTTTAACCTTGGCGACGAAAAAGGAGCCGGCCGGAACCACAAAAGCCTCGCCTCCCTTGAAGGTCTTCCATTCGTTGTCGCCGGCCACCTGCACCTCAAGTTCACCGCTCAAAATTTCCATAGTCTCCTGAGCATCGGCGTTAAAACGGTATTCGCCGGGCAACATCATGCCTAGGGTCTTTTCCGTGCCATCCTCAAAGCGGACAGTGCGACTAGTGACCATTCCGTCGAAATAGACATTGGCTTTCTTGATTACCGAAACATTTTTGAATTCACCCACTGGAATCTCCTTGATCGATGACTTTTATCCATGGCTTTGGCCATGGATTATACCCAACTTAAAAAACAACTTGATTGTTATTTGGTTATCTATTGTTCACTCTTCCACACTCACCGCGGCCAATCCCAGAATTTCCAACAGATCGCTACGACCAGGACTCTTGGCAACCAGAAGTTCCTTGCGGGACTTGGGCAATCTTTTGATCCGCAACTCGGCCCTCAATGCCAGGCTACGGCACCCCACTTCGCAATCATAGACCAACTCCAGGGATTTACAACTGCGGGTAAACTTGCCGCCGCGACTGGAACGGCCACGATGTTCGCTGATCCGGCGTGAGAGATCCGTAGTAATCCCTGTATACAGGGCGTTACGTTCGTTGCGCAATAAATAAAGAAACCAGCGCTGCATATCCAGGGTCAATTCGTTTCAGCCGACACTCTTCAAGAAGCCACTTGCAAATGAGATTCGGCCAGGGCCGTGGCCAGCTGATCGGGGCAACTGGTGCCCTTGGCACCACATTCAATCCCACGCAAGCGTTCGATGACCTCGCTCACTGGCTGGCCTGCAACCAGAGCGGCCACACCCTGAGCATTGCCGTGACAGCCACCGGAAAAGTAAACATTTTTTACCCGTTCACCTTCAAGTTCTATCGTGATGGCACTGGCACAGGTACCGTGAGTCTGATAGTCAATCTTCATGCTCAGTCCATTTCAAGCGAAGACGCCCCTGTGGCATTAACCGCCATAAAACAGCCGCGGCAGCCACAACACCAGATCGGGACAATAGGTCAGCAACAACAGGATTGCGATCTGAATCACCAGAAAAGGCAATACCGACCGGGCGACGTAAATCAGATCACGGTGAGCCACGGCGCCGGAAATATAGAGGCTGACACCCAGGGGCGGCGTGCAGTAGCCAATGCCGAGATTCAAGGTCATCAGCAGACCAAAATGCAGGGTATCGATGCCGAACTGCGCCAGCAGCGGCAAAAAGATCGGTGTCAGAATCAGGGTGGCAGAGATGATATCCATGAACATGCCGATCAACAACAGCAGGATATTTACCGCCAGCAAAAAGACCCAGGGGCTGTGAATCTTGGCCACCACCAGCTTGGCCACCAGATTGGGAATCTGCTGAAAAGTCAAATACTCGCCGAACACAGAGGCTCCGGCCACTATCACCAACAGGCTGGCCGAGGTGACTGCCGAGGAGACCACCACCTGCTTGACGTCCCGCACGCGCATATCTTTGTGAATGACGATTTCGACGAAAAAGGCATAGAAACAGGCCACCACCGCCGCTTCGTTGGCGGTAAACAGCCCGGAATAGATGCCGCCGAAAATCAGTACCGGCAACAGCAACGCCCAGGCGCTCTCCTTCAGCACTGCCAGCAATTCCTGCAACGACACCCTCTTAGAGGTGCGGGTGTTGCGGCGCCGACAGAAGAACCAGGCGTAGAGGGACATGGCGGCCATGATCAGCAACCCGGGCACGAACCCGGTCAAAAACAGTGCCTCCAGCGAATCGTTGGAAATCATCGAATAGAGGATCATGGAGATGGAGGGCGGGATAACTACCCCCAACACCGGAGCGGTGGTCATGATGCCGACGCTGAAGGAATGGTCGTACTCATGCTCAATGAGGGCCGGGATCATGAAACCGCCGATGGCCACCACCGTGGCCACCGTGGAACCGGAGATGGCTCCGAAAAAACCGCAGGCCAGAACCCCGGCCATGGCCAATCCGCCAGGCAGAAAACCCACCAGGGCATTGGCGGTCTTTATCAGCTTTTCAACGATGCTGCCGGTGGTCATGATATTGCCGCAGAGGACGAAAAAGAGCACCACGATAAGGGCGAACTTGTCCATGCTGCGATACAGCACCTCGACCACGATCTGCGGATCGATGCCGGCCAGGCTCAGCCCGACCAGACCGGTGAAAAACAATGCCATGAAAACCGGAACGGTGGTTGCCAAAGCACCGACCAACAAGGCAAAAACAATTAAATAACTGATATCCATAAAAGGTACTGTTCCCGTAAAGCAATAACTGTATCTGGGTTTTCACCAAGCTCTAGTGATGGCCCGCCACGGTCAAAATCTTTCACCACGGAGGACACAGAGGAATTCCGCAAAATCAACAGTCTTCTCTGTGACCTCTAGTGGGCGGAGCAAACGGATGGTAAACAGAATTTGAGCCAAACGTAAAACCGGAAACCATATTCAAGCTATTCAGCCGGAAGGCCACGCCAATCCTCAATTAACACCAGCAAGGTGCGCAAAATAAGCATCACCCCCATCAGGGGCAGCACCGCATAAAAGAACCACTCGGGAATCTCCAGAGTAGCGGTACGGGCGAAAGGATCGTTCCAGGCCGATACGGTCATGGTCCAACCATAGCGCACCATAAAGACGGCAAAAATCAGCACCGCCAGATGACTGAAAGCCGTTAAAGGCTTTTTCAGCCCCTTCACCATCTGCGGCAAAGCGTCGATTCGAATCAGTGCCCGCTTGCGCACCGCCGCACTACAACCAATGTAAGTGGTAAAAAAGATGACCTTTTTCACCACTTCATCGGACCAATAGAGGCTAATCGGTGTCAATTTGCGCAACACCACATTGGCCATGGCGACCAGCAAGGCCACTGCTACCGCGATAAAAAGGGACCAGTCCTCGACAAAACCGAGAGACCGGTCCACACGTTTGAGCATTTTCTGC
Protein-coding sequences here:
- a CDS encoding bifunctional ADP-dependent NAD(P)H-hydrate dehydratase/NAD(P)H-hydrate epimerase encodes the protein MNVSTVNQMRAMDRAAIEQYGIAEELLMENAGQAACTVLQSMAPIAGRRVLIFCGLGNNGGDGLVLARKLHSLSAKVQVYLLGDPNRFTGAARLNLDIVRRLPLNMSQLNACDTLADELTDCDTVVDALFGTGLSREISGLQEQVIELINNSGKPVLSLDIPSGVDGDTGQILGTAVQATATVTFGLPKIGNLLYPGFALCGTLHVSHISFPLALTEDKQLQVAINHPPPLPPRDVTGHKGSFGQALFIAGAASYLGAPRFAALSFLKAGGGYSRLATPETIVPYLSMQAGEVVFVPQLTTHSGSIALSNRAALLELAASQDFAVIGPGLSLDPQSQQLVCELVATLDIPLLIDADGISALCAKPEILQQRTAPTVLTPHLGEMARLTGYSITEIEQDKIGILRQAAAKLQAVIVLKGPHTLIGTPDGQIFINLSGNSGMGSAGTGDTLTGTIAAAFCLGLPFVDAVCKGVLLHGLAGDLAAEALGEDGMTAGDILDYLPTALQMERNGLPASLALRYSGPLPV
- a CDS encoding cytochrome ubiquinol oxidase subunit I; this translates as MDVVALSRLQFAVTSMFHFIFVPLTLGLVLLVAWMETRYVRTGDEMYKRMAKFWGKLFLINFALGIVTGITLEFQFGMNWAEYSRYVGDIFGAPLAIEATAAFFLESVFIGVWAFGWDKVSKKVHLLSIWIVAISSNLSALWILLANGWMQNPVGYVLRNGRAEMVDFGAMFTNPYGVWKFYHTVVSCYTVGAFFVMGISAWHLLRGSKPEFFRRSFRMGAYFGLVAIALSLLTGDYQAEVVARYQPAKLAAMEAHWETGTNAGIHLLAWPDAEQERNVVEAAYVPGVLSYLAYRDLDAEVVGLNDIPREDRPPILPVFLSFRAMVGLGGLMVLASVLAAFFVWRGTLDKQRLFLRLLIYFIPIPYLTIQLGWLVAEVGRQPWLVYGVMRTSEGVSTAINATQVVVSLIGFTLLYSALGFIDIYLLFKFSRKGPEESPAAQPILKEA
- a CDS encoding nitroreductase family protein produces the protein MQVFETLIKSRISCRNFSSQELKQEEIKTLIDAATWVPSGSNNQPWHFVVITGQDKLRSYSDAAKTAWLATLEDNPHMHQYEEYIRDPDYNIFYNAPALVIVYGNRESYWHVYDCSMVAYNLHLLAEEKGLGCCWIGFAHNILAEPAVKRGLGVPEQYELVAPVILGHPAQARSSESNPNPRKNFYINWL
- the cydB gene encoding cytochrome d ubiquinol oxidase subunit II — its product is MELQITWFVLWGVLWAVYFMLDGFVLGAGMLMNFVARNDAEKRVVINTFGPVWDGNEVWLITAGGATFAAFPTTYALMFSYLYSALLILLFSLIVRGVSFEFRGKMDGLGWKKGWDIAILVCSFLPALLFGVAFGNIFGGLAMDASGYHGSLIGLLNPYGLLTGLLFVGLFLQHGALYLSVKTTGELKERARRTAKMLWPVVLLIAVVFLAATAKATLLYDNYYAQPALWAVPLLTALELIVVRIMLGRGKLLKAFAASCATILLVVATALVGLFPNLIPSSLDTASSLTIFNSSSSPYTLGIMTVVAFVFVPIVIAYKIWTYRIFRAPVTVEEVTADDHAY
- a CDS encoding TIGR03905 family TSCPD domain-containing protein, which produces MKIDYQTHGTCASAITIELEGERVKNVYFSGGCHGNAQGVAALVAGQPVSEVIERLRGIECGAKGTSCPDQLATALAESHLQVAS
- a CDS encoding GIY-YIG nuclease family protein, which translates into the protein MQRWFLYLLRNERNALYTGITTDLSRRISEHRGRSSRGGKFTRSCKSLELVYDCEVGCRSLALRAELRIKRLPKSRKELLVAKSPGRSDLLEILGLAAVSVEE
- a CDS encoding diguanylate cyclase, with the translated sequence MPKAFVAHLGGGALTALLMLLGMISTMAFLNHWHIVWPSEQMLRFINALDRRKAPLIDSRIPVVWRPHFANIEKIFRDNQALAEENRQQIEMLDQRVKERTIELERLNLALREEIEERSKAEGALRLVNQKMQELSLVDGLTGIPNHRKFDEYLNFCWSQMLREQSPISIIMCDITYLKQFNDTYGHQAGDRCLQEIAQAIQASLQRPTDMVARYGGEEFFILLPGTDHAGAKRVATSIQQTLANLQIPHSGPLSDSCVRFSLGMATSIPTHGGSPESLMEAADQSLFRAKETGRNRVVALPVKR
- the ribB gene encoding 3,4-dihydroxy-2-butanone-4-phosphate synthase, which gives rise to MSQSLLSQFGDSIQRVERALEALRAGRGVLVSDNEDRENEGDLIYAAESLTEAQMALLIRECSGIVCLCLPDEKVRQLELPMMVEDNSSAYETAFTVTIEAAEGVTTGVSAADRVTTVKAAIADDAKPADLCRPGHVFPLRARPGGVLEREGHTEATVDLMRLAGLKPCGVLCEVTNPDGTMARLPEIVDFAKRRYLPVMTVADLVNYRIAMERKAS
- a CDS encoding pyrimidine/purine nucleoside phosphorylase; translated protein: MGEFKNVSVIKKANVYFDGMVTSRTVRFEDGTEKTLGMMLPGEYRFNADAQETMEILSGELEVQVAGDNEWKTFKGGEAFVVPAGSFFVAKVKEPTDYCCSYMR
- a CDS encoding LysE family translocator, which codes for MISVTQLMLFSVTSVVLIFTPGPDIIYVMTRGVAQGRKAALAAAAGFSLGNFVHIFFAVVGLSALLASSARAFQLVKYAGALYLIYLGIRMFRSKTELAGGGGLKPLQGRTIFWQSILANILNPKVAVFFLAFFPQFLDPQRGSLVLQMLLLGTLFVVLTMVCFGLVGFCSGWIGGWLREKPAVGGRLGQMAGSVLVLLGLRLAWPDAR
- a CDS encoding cache domain-containing protein; amino-acid sequence: MDNTTAKNNDLVPFHARHNLLMLVLLFTIFLAFCFLLVQNFRVKTKTEQQVLQNHFSERAKSIDGLLGNIRSQVRTLQLGAEADLANRARHQGQPVPLAFGELNDNSEGNYFHLDDFRPLFSEEMVGNLTGMGSIEKRSPDFYREMHMALDLNHRFHAIHENFTDLAWVYYLSKNDFINIYPWVSAADFRYSSRLKEHDFYQLGLPEQNPTRQTFWTQAYLDEYGKGLMTTCSAPVYDGKRFLGIVAIDLTTEYFSSLVKDFETDSGSLLLTNKEQQVLAHPNLINTASASPPTLQETLPDQLLEAGTDLESLPAWQLNKLGSWSVLRAPWKTHRGKLFFISSGHPCPRPSSPIWVAER